The window ATCCCGAGAGTGAGCCTGACGTGCTCGATCTGTTCGAGACTCTGGAAGTGGGCGTGGATCGCGCTGACGGCGGCCGCCACCTCCTCGTCCGTGGGCTGGAGCGGCGAGGTGGACTCCTGTACGGCATCGCCCGCCGCCTTCTTCGCTTCCGATCTGGCGATCATCCGGGAGAGCAGGGGCAGCAGGAGGGTGAGGATCACCAGCCCGGCGAAGACTATCACCATCCCGACCACCGACACCTTCACGCCCTGCCCGAGGACGGGGTCCGCGGACTGCCCCGCGGCGGCCAGAAGGATCAGCCCGGCCGTCATAGAGGGATGTTCCCGTGCTTCTTGGAGGGCATGAAGCGCCTCTTGCCCGACAGCATCTCCAGCGCCCTTATGACCCTGAACCTCGTCGAGGACGGCACGATCACGTCGTCCACGTAGCCGCGCTCCGCCGCCGTGAAGGGGTTGGCGAAGTGCTCCTTGTAGTCCTCCACCAGCTCCTTCTTCCTATCGGCAGGGGACTGGGCCTTCTCGAGGTCCTTGCTGAAGATGATCTCGACGGCCCCCTCGGGACCCATGACCGCTATCTCGGCGCTGGGCCAGGCGTAGTTCACGTCCGACTTCAGGTGCTTCGAACTCATGACGTCGTAGGCACCGCCGTAGGCCTTTCGCACGATCACGGTCACCTTGGGCACGGTGGCCTCGGCGAAGGCGTAGAGCAGCTTGGCCCCGTTGCGGATGATGCCCGCGTACTCCTGCTTCGTGCCGGGCATGAAGCCGGGCACGTCGACGAAGGTCAGCACCGGGATGTTGAAGGCGTCGCAGAAGCGAACGAACCTGGCGCCCTTGATCGAGGCGTCGTTGTCGAGCACGCCGGCGAGGAACGAGGGCTGGTTCGCGACAACTCCCACGGACCTGCCGTTCATCCTGGCGAACCCGACTATGATGTTGGGGGCGAACATTCTCTGGATTTCCAGGAACTCGCCGTCGTCGACGACCGCGGAGATGATCTTCCTCATCTCGTATGGCTTGTTCGGGTTGTCGGGGACGAAGTCGTCGAGCCAGGACTCCAGCCTGTCGATGGGATCCGTGGGGGTGGAGGCGACCGGATCCTCCATGTTGTTCTGGGGGATGTAGCTCACGAGCTTGCGGACGAACAGGAGAGCCTCCTGCTCGTTCTTGCAGGTGAGGCTCGCAACGCCGCTGCGCGTGGCGTGTATGTGCGCCCCGCCGAGCTGGTCGACCGTGACGTCCTCGCCGGTCACCGTCTTCACGACCTTCGGGCCGGTGACGAACATGTAGCTCGTGTTCTCGACCATGATCGTGAAGTCGGTGATGGCGGGGCTGTAGACCGCGCCGCCGGCGCAGGGGCCCATGATCACCGAGATCTGGGGGATGACGCCGGAGTAGACCACGTTGCGCAGGAAGATCTCGCCGTATCCGGCGAGGCTCTCGATGCCCTCCTGGATGCGGGCTCCGCCCGAGTCGTTGAGCCCGATGACAGGGGCGCCGTTCTCGGCGGCCATCTCCATGATCTTTATCACCTTCTCGGCGAAGGTCTCGGAGAGAGATCCGCCGAAGACGGTGAAGTCGTGGGAGAAGACGTAGACCAGCCGGCCGTCTATCGTGCCGTAGCCGGTGACCACGCCGTCGCCGGGGATGTGCTTCGAGTCGAGCCCGAACTTCGTGCACCTGTGGGACACGAACATGTCGAACTCCTCGAAGCTCCCCTCGTCGAGCAGGAGCTCGATCCTCTCCCGAGCGGTGAGCTTGCCCAGGGCGTGCTGCTTCTCGATCCTGTCGAGTCCGCCGCCCTCCTGCGCCTTCTCCCGCTGCGCGAGGAGCTTCTCGACCTTTTCCGCCGATGTCATAGGCCCTCTTCCTTTTCAGTCGTTCCGTGTTCGCATATCTCAGTCAAGACCCTCCCGCTCGACTTCGGATGGATGAAGGCTATCAGGCTGCCTCCCGCGCCCATCCTCGGCTCGCGGTCTATCATCTCCACGCCCTTCTCCACGAGGGTCCGGACCGTGCCGGACGCGTCGCACACGGAGTAGGCGATGTGGTGTATGCCCTGCCCCCTCTTCTCGATGAACTGGGCGATGGGGCTGTCGGGGGAGGCCGGCTCCAGGAGCTCTATCCTGGCTTCTCCTACGCGGAACATGGCCACCCTCACCTTCTGGGAGGGGACCTCCTCGCGCCCCAGGTCCTCGAGGCCGAGCACGTCGCGGTAGAACGGGACGGACGCCTCCAGGCCCTCGACTGCGATGCCTATGTGGTCGATGTGATCGATCATGCCTCTACCGGAGCCCTTCCCGGGAGCGTGAGCCGCTCTCCGATCTCGTAAGGCGTTGTCTCTCCTGCAAGGACCATGTCGACCGCCCTCTCGACCCCCAGGGTGCGTTCCAGGATCTCCAGAGCGGCTCTTGCACCCTGTTCCGCGGCGATGCGGAGCAGGTTCTCGCGAACCCTCCCGCGCCGGGAGGCTTCGAAATCCTTCCCGGACGCGAGCAGTCCGTCTATCTCCGAGAAGACATCACCGAGGCCTTCTCCGCTGGTCACCGAGCATCTGACCACTGGAGGCCTCGCCGTACCCTCCGGCGCGAAATCGAGCCCCGCCCGGACGACCGCTTCGAGCTGGTCGATCCCGGGCCTGTCGGCCTTGTTCAGGACGATCAGGTCGCCGATCTCCATGATCCCGGCCTTCATCATCTGCACGTCGTCGCCCAGGCCGGGGACGAGGACGAGGATGGTCAGGTCGGCTATGGAGGCGACCTCGACCTCCCCCTGGCCTACGCCCACGGTCTCGATCAGCACCGGATCGTAACCTCCGGCGGTGAGCACCTCCACCGCCTGAGCCGTGGTGCCTGCCAGCCCTCCGATGTGCCCCCTGCTGCCCATGCTCCGGATGAATATGTCCGGGTCGCAGGCATGGCGCTGCATCCTGAGCCTGTCGCCCAGGATGGCCCCGCCGGAGAACGGCGAGGAGGGATCGACGGCGATCACGCCCGGGCGCCTCCCGGCACTCTTCCAGTGGGCCAGCAGGACGTCCGCCAGGCTGCTCTTGCCTGCGCCCGGAGGACCAGTTATCCCGACCGAGCGCGACCCGGGGCAGGGATCGTAGAGCTCGTGCAGGAGCGCTGCGGCTTCGGGCCCCCCGTTCTCGACAACGGTGAGGGCCCGCGCGAGACCGCGCGTGTCCCCCTTCCTGACGAGTCCGGCGAGATGCCCGGGATCAGCGGCCCTCAAACCAACCTCCGGCCGGATCAGGCCTTCGTTCCGGATAAAGCAGCCGCCTCGAACTCCCTCTTTATGAAATCAACCACATCCGGGGCGGGCGTGCCCGGCGTGAAGATGGCCCTGAACCCGGCGGCCGTGAGCCCGGGGATGTCCTCCTCGGGGATCACTCCCCCGCCGAAGAGGATGATGTCCGAGGCCCCGCGTTCGGCGAGGCACGAAGCGACGGCCGGGAAGAGGTGATTGTGGGCGCCCGAGAGGAGCGAAAGCCCCACGAAGTCCACATCCTCCTGCACGGCTGCGGCGGCTATCGCCTCCGGGGTCTGCCTTATGCCCGTGTAGACCACTTCCATCCCGGCGTCCCTCAGGGCGCGGGCTATGTACTTGGCTCCACGATCGTGCCCGTCGAGGCCGGGCTTGGCGATCAGGATCCTGATCTTCCTCTCACCCATCAGAGGCGCCTCCGGTGAAGTATTGAAACGGAACAGTCCTGCGGAATCAACATAACCCCCGCGGGCAAGTCAAGCCGGTCGCTTCCCGGTGCCCCGCCCGCGAGACATATTCCGGGGTCGGCGTCGCCCAAACAAACCGAAATCACCACCGAGGTTCTTCCGGAGGTCTGAAATGTTCGGGAACATCGCGATCTGTTCCGGAAGGTCGAGTGAAGCCCTTGCTGGGAGGATATGCGAACTCCTGGGGGTGGAGCCCGAGCCGGTTGAGTTCGTCGAGTTCTCCAACGGCAACCTCATGGTGAACTTCGTGGGCGGCACCGTCCGTGAGAAGGACGTGTTCGTGATCCAGTCCGGCGAACGGTCGATCTTCCAGGACCGGAGCCGGGCCTTCGGCACCGTTTCGGGCGACATCCTCGAACTCCTCCAGATGATGTACGCCATCAAGGACAGCGCGGGCAGGATCACCGCGGTCACCCCGTACTTCCCCTACGCCCGGAGCGACAAGAAGGACAAGCCGCGCATCGCCATATCCGCCAAGATGATGTTCGATCTGATGACGGCCGTGAGGGCCGGGCGGGTGCTCACCATGACGCTCCACTGCCCGCAGAGCCAGGGATTCAGCGACATCCCGGTCGATCAGCTCCACGCCCAGGGCACCTTCATGAAGAAGATCCTGGAGCTCGGCCGCGAGAGGATAGCCTTCCTGGCGCCCGACTCCGGGAGCATCCTCGAGAACGACTCGATGGCGGTGTACGTGTCGCGGGCCATCAAGGAGGCGGGAGGCGCGCCCGAGGTGGTTACCGGCTACGTCAAGAAGGTGCGCTTCGATGACTCCGAGCGGCCGCACGTCAGGTCGGTCGAGGGCGTGGACAACCTCGAGAACCGCACCGTCATCATGTGCGACGACGAGATCCTGTCGGGCAGGAGCCTGGTGCTGTCGGCCGAGACGGCCAGGGATCGCGGAGCCGAGGAGATCTTCGCGTTCGTGACCCACGGGGTGCTCTCGGGCCAGGCAGTGAAGCTCATCGAGGAAAGCCCGATCACAAGGCTCTTCATCACCGACACCATCGAGTTCGACGCCGGCGCCGCGGCGGCGGTGAACGGCGGCCCGGTGACGAAGATCGAAACAGTGTCCGTGGCCCCCGTCTTCGCCGAGGCCATCAAGCGGATCCACTCGGGGCAGAGCCTGAGCAGCCTCTTCCTGTAGTTTCGCAAGGCGAAACTACACGCCGGCAGAAGTGTTCCGAGCTAATCGAGCCGCGTACTGTGTCAGGCGAGGAACCTTCGAGAGGCCATAAAAACCAGCCCATCCAACCCGTTCGCAGGGCGAGCGAGCAAGGGAGCGGCAGTTCGCTCATCTCCGCGCCCGCGGAGATGAGCAGGCCTGACAGCTGTCTGCCATAGCGAGTTCTATCAGCTGGGCAGGCAGCGAGATGGCCGGGTCGAACAATTCATCCGTCCGCGGAGATGAGCAGGCCCGGCAGTCCGCTTATTCCTGCCTACGCAGGAATAAGCTGATCCGACAGAGGCTTGCCATCGTCCAGTGTCTCAAGATAGGCACGCCTTGAAAGGATCTGAGCGTATATCTGCAGACAATCGTATGGCAAGCCGCGAGAGGACCGTAGCCTACTTCCTCAGTAAGTGCTACTCACCAGTTCGCTCCGCGAAACTGGTGACTCGAGGATCATCCAGCCTCGTCTAGAGGTTCTCCCAGTCCTTCCTGCCCCGCAGATCCTGTCCGCAGGAGCATTCCTCGGCATACCAGGAGAATGGGCGCCCGCACGATGGGCAGGCCCATCTCCCCGCCTGCAGGCGCCTCCATTCGGATGCGCCTTTCTCCCTGATCTCCCCGAGATTCCTGATCGTCGTCCTGAAGTGAGGCGGGAGGCTGTCGCCCGAGGAGGCGATCCTCCGGTATTCACCGCATGGGAAGTCCGGGCAGTCGGAGCAGAACTCGACCTCCCGCGTCGAAGCGCATGCCCTCATCGGGCACCTGGAACAGCCCGTGAACACGTCTTCCGACCTGCATCCTTTGCAGTGTATCTCAGACGGCTCGACCCCGAGGATGCCGGCGATGCCGTCCTGTGTGCCGTTTCGCTCGGCCTTCACTATCTTGCAGGCGTCGCACCAGAGCCCGCAGTATCCGTCGAGGGCGCTTCCGTCCATCATTCGCTCCTCTCGACCGCGTATCCGGGCGCCAGTTCGAGAAGGTCGTCGTCCAGGAGACTCAAGTACGTTCCGTAAAGGGGCCTCGCCTCGCCGAACCGGCCCAGCGCCCAGAGGGCGTCGGCCAGGTTCAGGTACGCGACCGCCCTGGACGGATCCAGCATGACCACATGGCTGAGGACTGGTACTGCCTCCGAAGGATGCCCCGCCTCCAGCAGGAGGAAGCCGTAGTCGTTGGCGATCAAGATGGCTTCCTCGAAGGGCATGTGACCGGCATAGGCGCCGGCCCGGTAATCCTCCCCGGAATCGATGCCCGTTATCCATCCGTAATCCAGGTTGAACAGGTAGTCGTGCTCGAACGGCAGGGTCATCACGGAGCATGCGGCCATCACGTCTCCGTCGCGACAGGACTGCAGCGCGAGCTCGTGGCTGCGCCTGAGCAGGGCGGCCCCCATCTCCTCGGATTCATAGTAGTACTGCGGGTAGAAGATCATGGAGAGCGTATCCACGGCCTGGGCGACCATGCCCGAGTCGATCAGGCGCCAGGCCGCATCCACGGCGTCCTGCGAGGGGTCCATCGTCCCCTCCCCGAGCGGCACGAGGGCCGGAGGTTCCGTCCCGAGGCGGTACTCGGCCCAGTACGTGAAGGCGCTGAACGGCATCTGGGAGTAGACCTGAACGATCCCGTCGGCTGGCAGCCAGCGCCACTCGGTCTTGGCCGGGTTGTACATCCCCCCGTATTCGAATGTCCCGAAGTCCGTCGTATCCGCCCCGGCCCCTACGAGGTGCAGCACTGCGTCCTCCCGGTAGCCCTCCTCCGGCACGATCAGGAGGTCGTCGCATCCCGGCGGCAGCAGGGAATCCGGGAGATCCTCGATCCCCCGGAGGATGGCCAGGTCGATGCATTCCCTGACACGGGCACCGGCATCGGGAAGAAAATACGCCCGGGCTGCGGTGGCCAGGAGGAGCAGCGGAACGCCCATTCGAACCATGTCCATCCCTCCTGACATGCGAACCGTAAAGGGATTGCTCGATAAGAACCTACGCCCGGATCGACCACTCCTCCGCCGACTCCTGGACCAGGCCGATACCGCCCTGGGCCAGAGCTTCGCGGAACATCCCGAGCGTCTTCTCGCGCCTGGAGACCAGGATGCTTCGCCCATCGGGCGCCTTGAACTCGAGCAGATCCTTGTTCAGCGCATACTTGCCGTGGGTGATCCTCATCCCGGAGTACGGGAACGAAACGGGCGTCCCCTTCACCAGGAGCATCCAGAGAGCACCCTGGCTCTGCAGGAAGGCCCACTTGCCGAGGTCGTGCCACACGAACCGCCTGTCGGTGATGAAGAACCTCGAGGAGGCCGGATACTTGATCTTCCCGCCCTGCAGGGTGAGGATCATGCCCGACTTGAGGATCTTCTCGCCGGGATCGGGGACGAACTTCGCCATCATGCCCCGCTTTCCGATTCGGGAACCGCGCGGCCGGCGCGCAGGCTCCTGAAGAAGGATCGGACCAGGCTGCCGGCCTCTTCGGCCATCAGCCCCCCGGTGACTGCCGGATAATGGTTGAGGTTTCCCATCGCCGTGATGTCCGTCACGGACCCGAACGCCCCGAAGCGCGGATCGGGAGCGCCGAACACGATCCTGGCCACGCGGGCCAGCACCGCCAGGCCCCCGCACATGAGGCACGGCTCGACGGTCGACACCAGCACGGATCCCTCGAGGCGCCAGTCCGAGAGCGCCCCGGCCGCCTTCTCGATCGCGATGTGCTCGGCGTGCGCGGAGGGCCGGCCGAGGGCGGCGGTCATGTTGTGGCCGCGGAACACGCGGCCGTCAGGCAGCGCGAGAACCGCGCCCACCGGAACCTCGGCCTCCGAGAGAGCCAGGCCGGCCTCCGAGAGAGCCAGGCGCATCAGCTCCTGATCGGGGATCACGACCATCCAGGCCTATCTGTCCCGCATCATCGCTTCGATGTCGGAGGGCTCCCTCGGGATCATGTCCGAGAGGATCCGGCTGCCGCCATCCGCCACCATCACGTCGTCCTCTATGCGGATCCCGGTTGATTCGGAGGCGATGTACAGCCCGGGTTCGACGGTGAAAACCATTCCGGGCGCGGCGGGGATGTCGGGGATGGATTCATCGTGGGTATCCAGGCCGAGATGGTGGCCGGTACGGTGGTAGTAGACGGCCTCGAGCCCGGCCGGATCGGGGATGATCCCGGCTGCCGCGAGCCTTTCGGCGTAGGCTGTCGCCACCTCCTGGTTCCAGTCGGCGTGCAGCTTGCCCGGAGACAGCCGGGCAATGGCGTCCCTCTGCGTCTCGAGAACCAGCTCCATGAGCTGCCTCTGCCTGTCCGTGTACCTTCCCGAAACCGGCACGGTCCTGGTGATGTCGGAGCTGTACAGGCTCCATGCCGCCCCGAAGTCTATGAGGAGGAGATCCCCCTCTTCGAGAACGGCGTCGTTGCTCGTGTAATGGAGGCATGTGGCTCGTCCGCCTCCGGCGGCTATCACGGGGAAGGCCGCCCGGGCGCCCGAGGCTATGAAGGTCTTCATTATCTCGGCTTCGACGACGCATTCGCGGATTCCGGGCCTGAGCACCGAGAGGACCGCCGCGAAGGCCTTGCCGGTGATCCTTGCGGCCTCGCGCATCAGCTCGATCTCCCTGTCGTCCTTCACCATCCTCATGGCGAAGATGTGCGGCGAGAGCCTCGAATGCGCGCGGTCGGGCCACGCCCCGGCGAGCCTTCCGGCGAACCTCTGCCTTTCGCCCCTGGGCTGCCCGAGGCCGCTCGACGGATAGTCGACGAAGACGTTCTCGATCCCGCTCCGCGACAGGAGCCTGTCGATGAGCCCCTCCCAGCCGCGGTCGGTCCGGACGTCCCTGATGCCCGAGACCTCGGAGGCCTCCTCCTTCGTGAGCTTCCTGCCCCACCACTTCTCGTACTCGGGATCGAACGGGTCGGTGAAGAGCATCTCCTGGACGCCCGCGGCGGGGGTGCGGATCATCAGGAGCCAGGTGTTCTCCTGAACTATCCCGGTCAGGTAGTAGAGGTTCCTGGAGGGTACGTAGGGATGCGTGGCATCCGCCGAAGACGGCTTCTCGCTCGACGGCGGGACTACCGCCAGGCTGCGGTCCGGCAGCCTTTCCATCAGGGCGGCCCTGCGGGCTGCGAAATCCTGCGCGGACAGCATGGGGTACCTCCGTTGTCAGGTGATCAGGAGATCGGACACGGGTCTCTTCGGAACATGATGAACGCCTTCCGAGTCACGCCAGTACTCCACCGGGCCGCCGGGCGGCAGAGTCTCCACGACTACCTCCTCCGCCGGCTCCCCGAGGGCTATCACAAGGATGGGCGACAGGCCATCGGGCACGCACAGCAGGCTGCCCATCCCAGCACGGTCGAACGACATCAGGATGCAGGTACCGAGCCCGGCGGCATGGGCGTCCAGAGTTATGTAGCCAGCGGCGATCCCGGCGTCTATCCTGGTGAAGGGCTTCTCCTCCGAAGGCGCGAGGATCACGACGTATCCGGCCGGTCTCTCGCCTTCGCCGGGACCGGGCCAGTCCTTCAGATATGCGGCCCATGAGAGCAGGGGGAACAGGGCCTCTCTCCCGGCCTTGTCGAGGATGATGACGTATCGCAGCTCCTGCAGGTTCCCTGCGCAGGGGGCGAGCCCCGCAGCCTCGACGAGGCCGAGCGCAGTCGCGGGATCGATGCCGAGCGCCTCCCTGAATCGCCTGACGGTCCTCGCATGCATGCACAGATCGAAAAGGTCCATGTTCACCTCCGGTGAGGCGCGGCAGGGCCGCCGCCCGACCCGAACATGCCCGGCGGAGCGCCCCGGAGGGGAGTACGCGGAGGGGCCGCCCGGAGGCGGCCCCCTGTCACTCTGCGGGAACCGTCAGCTCTTGATCTCGATCTTCTTGTGGACGGCCCTGTCCTCCTTGGGCAGGACGATCGTGAGCACGCCGTCCCTGCACTGGGCTGCGGCCTCCTCGGGCTTCACGTCGACCGGGAGGGCGATGGCGCGGACGAACGAACCGTAGCGCATCTCGCGGTGGTGGTAGCGCTTCTCGGTCTTGTCGTCCTTCACCTCCTTCTTCTCACCCTTGATGGTCAGCACGCCGTTCGAGACCTGGATGTCGATCTCGTCCTTGCAGAGCCCGGGAAGCTCGAGCCTTACCTCGAGCGTGTCCCTCGTCTCGATGACATCGATCGCGGGCACCCAGTCGAACCCGTTGGCGCCGCCCGGGAAGATGTCCTCGAGCATGCGGTTCATCGTGTATCCAGCCCAGTCGAAGGGCATCAGGTACCTCTCCCGCCTTCTGTCCGGAAGATTCGCCATTTCCGTTCTCCTCTCCTGTCCGTTATCCAAGCCGTTCCATCCGGCTTTCCGTTTCTATTAACAGCAACGGTCTTGCCAGGTTGAACGATCCAGAAACGCGAACAGGGGCAATAGCTTCCGGCATCCGCCCGGGGGAGGCGCGCCATCATGGCGCGGTTCAGGCCTTCCTGGCCGAGACGCTCACACCGTCGAGCAGGATGCAGGGGTAGCGGGCCCAGCTCGACGGATCGTGGATCCTGTCCTCGACGCCGACGACCCTCTGCATCACGTCCCATACGTTGCCGGCGACCATGCCGTCCCTCACCCGGCCGACGATCCTGCCCCCCCTGACAAGGAGGCCCGGGTTCATGCCAACGGAGAAGTCGCCGTTGATGATGTTCCCGGAGTGGGCTCCAAGGGCCCCCATCAGGATGA of the Candidatus Fermentibacter sp. genome contains:
- a CDS encoding nucleoside deaminase, which encodes MVVIPDQELMRLALSEAGLALSEAEVPVGAVLALPDGRVFRGHNMTAALGRPSAHAEHIAIEKAAGALSDWRLEGSVLVSTVEPCLMCGGLAVLARVARIVFGAPDPRFGAFGSVTDITAMGNLNHYPAVTGGLMAEEAGSLVRSFFRSLRAGRAVPESESGA
- a CDS encoding cobalamin B12-binding domain-containing protein encodes the protein MGERKIRILIAKPGLDGHDRGAKYIARALRDAGMEVVYTGIRQTPEAIAAAAVQEDVDFVGLSLLSGAHNHLFPAVASCLAERGASDIILFGGGVIPEEDIPGLTAAGFRAIFTPGTPAPDVVDFIKREFEAAALSGTKA
- a CDS encoding acyl-CoA carboxylase subunit beta, producing the protein MTSAEKVEKLLAQREKAQEGGGLDRIEKQHALGKLTARERIELLLDEGSFEEFDMFVSHRCTKFGLDSKHIPGDGVVTGYGTIDGRLVYVFSHDFTVFGGSLSETFAEKVIKIMEMAAENGAPVIGLNDSGGARIQEGIESLAGYGEIFLRNVVYSGVIPQISVIMGPCAGGAVYSPAITDFTIMVENTSYMFVTGPKVVKTVTGEDVTVDQLGGAHIHATRSGVASLTCKNEQEALLFVRKLVSYIPQNNMEDPVASTPTDPIDRLESWLDDFVPDNPNKPYEMRKIISAVVDDGEFLEIQRMFAPNIIVGFARMNGRSVGVVANQPSFLAGVLDNDASIKGARFVRFCDAFNIPVLTFVDVPGFMPGTKQEYAGIIRNGAKLLYAFAEATVPKVTVIVRKAYGGAYDVMSSKHLKSDVNYAWPSAEIAVMGPEGAVEIIFSKDLEKAQSPADRKKELVEDYKEHFANPFTAAERGYVDDVIVPSSTRFRVIRALEMLSGKRRFMPSKKHGNIPL
- a CDS encoding ribose-phosphate pyrophosphokinase, translated to MFGNIAICSGRSSEALAGRICELLGVEPEPVEFVEFSNGNLMVNFVGGTVREKDVFVIQSGERSIFQDRSRAFGTVSGDILELLQMMYAIKDSAGRITAVTPYFPYARSDKKDKPRIAISAKMMFDLMTAVRAGRVLTMTLHCPQSQGFSDIPVDQLHAQGTFMKKILELGRERIAFLAPDSGSILENDSMAVYVSRAIKEAGGAPEVVTGYVKKVRFDDSERPHVRSVEGVDNLENRTVIMCDDEILSGRSLVLSAETARDRGAEEIFAFVTHGVLSGQAVKLIEESPITRLFITDTIEFDAGAAAAVNGGPVTKIETVSVAPVFAEAIKRIHSGQSLSSLFL
- a CDS encoding Xaa-Pro aminopeptidase, with amino-acid sequence MLSAQDFAARRAALMERLPDRSLAVVPPSSEKPSSADATHPYVPSRNLYYLTGIVQENTWLLMIRTPAAGVQEMLFTDPFDPEYEKWWGRKLTKEEASEVSGIRDVRTDRGWEGLIDRLLSRSGIENVFVDYPSSGLGQPRGERQRFAGRLAGAWPDRAHSRLSPHIFAMRMVKDDREIELMREAARITGKAFAAVLSVLRPGIRECVVEAEIMKTFIASGARAAFPVIAAGGGRATCLHYTSNDAVLEEGDLLLIDFGAAWSLYSSDITRTVPVSGRYTDRQRQLMELVLETQRDAIARLSPGKLHADWNQEVATAYAERLAAAGIIPDPAGLEAVYYHRTGHHLGLDTHDESIPDIPAAPGMVFTVEPGLYIASESTGIRIEDDVMVADGGSRILSDMIPREPSDIEAMMRDR
- the meaB gene encoding methylmalonyl Co-A mutase-associated GTPase MeaB, translated to MRAADPGHLAGLVRKGDTRGLARALTVVENGGPEAAALLHELYDPCPGSRSVGITGPPGAGKSSLADVLLAHWKSAGRRPGVIAVDPSSPFSGGAILGDRLRMQRHACDPDIFIRSMGSRGHIGGLAGTTAQAVEVLTAGGYDPVLIETVGVGQGEVEVASIADLTILVLVPGLGDDVQMMKAGIMEIGDLIVLNKADRPGIDQLEAVVRAGLDFAPEGTARPPVVRCSVTSGEGLGDVFSEIDGLLASGKDFEASRRGRVRENLLRIAAEQGARAALEILERTLGVERAVDMVLAGETTPYEIGERLTLPGRAPVEA
- the mce gene encoding methylmalonyl-CoA epimerase, which codes for MIDHIDHIGIAVEGLEASVPFYRDVLGLEDLGREEVPSQKVRVAMFRVGEARIELLEPASPDSPIAQFIEKRGQGIHHIAYSVCDASGTVRTLVEKGVEMIDREPRMGAGGSLIAFIHPKSSGRVLTEICEHGTTEKEEGL
- a CDS encoding OadG family protein yields the protein MTAGLILLAAAGQSADPVLGQGVKVSVVGMVIVFAGLVILTLLLPLLSRMIARSEAKKAAGDAVQESTSPLQPTDEEVAAAVSAIHAHFQSLEQIEHVRLTLGMYDKPYRPWRLAGRAEVLLGRQALGGRPRNRSL
- a CDS encoding DUF3795 domain-containing protein, which codes for MDGSALDGYCGLWCDACKIVKAERNGTQDGIAGILGVEPSEIHCKGCRSEDVFTGCSRCPMRACASTREVEFCSDCPDFPCGEYRRIASSGDSLPPHFRTTIRNLGEIREKGASEWRRLQAGRWACPSCGRPFSWYAEECSCGQDLRGRKDWENL
- a CDS encoding nitroreductase family protein, whose protein sequence is MDLFDLCMHARTVRRFREALGIDPATALGLVEAAGLAPCAGNLQELRYVIILDKAGREALFPLLSWAAYLKDWPGPGEGERPAGYVVILAPSEEKPFTRIDAGIAAGYITLDAHAAGLGTCILMSFDRAGMGSLLCVPDGLSPILVIALGEPAEEVVVETLPPGGPVEYWRDSEGVHHVPKRPVSDLLIT
- a CDS encoding Hsp20/alpha crystallin family protein codes for the protein MANLPDRRRERYLMPFDWAGYTMNRMLEDIFPGGANGFDWVPAIDVIETRDTLEVRLELPGLCKDEIDIQVSNGVLTIKGEKKEVKDDKTEKRYHHREMRYGSFVRAIALPVDVKPEEAAAQCRDGVLTIVLPKEDRAVHKKIEIKS